Sequence from the Bacillota bacterium genome:
TTCAAAGCAGTACAGATAGGCGGCCCTTCAGGAGGTTGCCTGCCGGAAAGCAAACTTGACATACCCATTGATTTTGATTCTCTTTCTGAAGCCGGGGCAATCATGGGTTCCGGTGGTCTGGTAGTCCTTGATGAAGATGACTGCATGGTTTCCATTGCGCGTTACTTCCTGCAATTTACACAGGAAGAATCTTGCGGCAAGTGCACCTTCTGCCGCCTGGGCACGAAGCATATGCTTGACATACTCACTGACATCTGCGAAGGAAGAGGAGATAAAGAATCCCTGCAGGTTCTGCAAGATCTCAGTGAAGATGTGAAGGCAGGTTCGCTTTGCAATCTGGGAGCAACGGCTCCCAACCCGGTTTTGACCACTTTGCGATATTTCAGACATGAATACGACATCCATATCGAGGAAAAAAGGTGTCCTTCCCTGTTCTGCCCGGAGCTGATCGTCTACTATATTGAACCAAAAAAGTGCAGCAAGCTGTGCAATGTCTGTGTGGGTAGTTGCCCCACCGAAGCGATCTACACCCGGGACGACGGGCTTAAAGCCATTGAACAGGAAAAATGTGTGAAATGTGACAATTGCCTTAAAACCTGTCCGCCGGATTATCACGCAGTGATCAAGCTATCGCCGCCGGAAGAACTGAGCAAGAAGGAAGCAGGATAAAGATGAAAAACGTGAATTTAACCATCGATGACCGCCCCATAACCGCCAGGGAAGGCGACATATTGTTATGGGTGGCGCTGGAAAACAACATTTACATTCCCAACCTCTGCGCGATCAAGGAAAAGGAACGTCCATCGGCAAGCTGCCGGCTCTGTTTCGTGGAAATCGAGGGATATGACCGGCCGGTAACATCCTGTACCCAGCGCGTCAAGGAGGGAATGGTCGTCAGAACCAGAACCCCGGCCGTGGATCGACTGGTAAAAACTGCTTTTGAACTCCTGCTGTCAGATCATGACCTCAACTGTGCCAAATGCCCGGCAAGGAAAAATTGCGCATTGATGACCATTGCACGAGAAAGAAAACTCAAAATGAAGCTAACTCGTTTCAAACCGTTGAATCGGAAGAGGGCCATCGATGATAGCACTTCCCTTTTTACATTCGACCGCAACCGATGTGTACTGTGCGGTCGATGTGTCTGGGCTGATCGCGAAGAAGCAAAGGTCGGCGCCATTGGATTTTCCAACCGGGGCCTCGAGCGCATGGTGACCACCTTTCGAAACATACCACTTGCCGATTCACCCTGTACCGAATGCGGGCTTTGCGTGGAAGCTTGCCCGGTCGGGGCGATGACCTTCAAATAAGCTTGCCAATCATTTCTCTCAAGAGGTGCTCAACTTCATGAAGATGACGGAAATAGGAAAAAATATATTTCACATCGAGGGGAACAAGGCCGGAAGGTATCCATATGCCAACTCGCTGCTGATCAAGGATCACAGGAACGTCCTTATCGATTCCGGAATCGGGCGTGAACACGTCGAGGTTCTGGCCAGGGAATACAGGATCGACCATATTTTGGTTTCCCACGGCCATGAGGACCACACTGCTGGCAACGATCTTTTTGGCGCTGACACAAAGATTGCCGTTCATATCCTGGATGCCCCTGCAGTTAAATCGGTAGACAGGCTTGTAGAACTTTACAACATGCCCGATGAGCATCAGCGCACCATGATGGCCCGTTTTTTGAGAGAAGTTTTCTTTTTAAAGGATTCAACCGTGGACACTGAATTCACTGATGGTTACACCCTCGATCTTGGAACAATCAAGGTCGAAGCAATTCATACTCCCGGCCACTCGGCCGGGCATACCTGTTTTTTCATCCCTTGTGCCAAAATAATATTTCTGGGCGATATCGACCTTTCTTCATTCGGCCCCTGGTACGGTTCACTGGATGCGGATATCGACGCTTTTCTTGATTCGATTGAAAAAGTGAAATCGATAGATTTTGATACAGCTGTCAGTAGCCACAAGGAGATAGTTTACGGGAAAAAGAATATCGATAGAAAACTGGACCGCTACGGAGAAATTTTTCAGGAAAGGGAAGAAAAACTGCTTGCTTTCCTCGCCAGGGATAAAACAGTGGAAGAGATCATAGATGAAGCAATCATCTACGGCCGTTACCCGGAACCGACGGAACTTTACAGAAGCATGGAAGGAACAATGATCTGCAAACACCTGCGCCGCCTTGTTGACCGGGGACGGATCTATCAGAAGGAAGAAGGACTTTTCCGCGCCGTATAGAACGAATTTATTTTTTGCCGCGTTGCTCAGCTCGAGCACGGATGATGGCAGGAATAGCAATCAATCCTGGCGAAATGATTTACCGCTAAACTATTTCTGGCAGGAGGGGCTCATGAATAAAAAAAGATGGATCGCTCTGATAGTATTTTTGATCATGCTGATCTCCGTTCTGATCAACCCCCCTTCCCTCTTTACCGGTATCTTTCCCGAAGATAAAAAATGGGAAGAAACGATATACAAAGACGGCGGAACCGATCACCTGGCCATGATCGATATCAAAGGGGTCATCCTCGCGCAGGAAGAACAGGACATCTTCTCCTCATCTCAACTGGAATATGATCATGAGATCCTCCTGGATCAACTGGACAGCGCTTTTGAAGATGAAGCTGTCAAAGGGGTGATCGTCCGTATCAACTCACCCGGCGGGGGGGTGGCTGACTGCGACGAAATCTTTCAGAAGATAAGACAGCTCAAGAATGAATATACAAAACCCGTGATCGCCTACCTGGAGGATGTGGCAACATCGGGAGCTTACCTGATCTCTGCTGCATCCGATAAAATATATGCCAACCGCCATACCCTGACTGGTTCCATAGGAGTAATCATGAGCACATACAATGTTCATGAACTGGCTGAAAAATGGGGTGTCAGGGATGAAACTTTCAAAAGTGGCCCCTACAAGGACATCTTGAACCCCCTGCGTGAAGTAAGCGAAAGCGAACGCCGTATCATGCAGGAACTGATCGATGAAAGTTATTTATTCCTTATCGACAGTATCCTTGAAGAAAGAAACATGAAACGGGAAACCCTGCTCACATTATCCGACGGGCGGCTCTACTCCAGTCAGCAGGCCCGGGACAACGGGCTCATAGACACGATCGGCCTCCTCGACGATGCAATCAATGAGGTGGAAATACTGTCTGGAATAGAAAATGCAACTGTGATTCGTTACAAAAAAATTGAACCGTCGCCGATCCGCCTCCTGTTCGAAGGGTTGGGACATTCAATTTCTAGATTCAAAAACCTTTCTCCGGGAATGGACTTCTTCGATTCTCGTTACCCATCCCTGATGTACATCTGGAGTTGGTGATTCTGTTGACAGATAATGAAACCGGGTTCCGGGATAGTGGCAAAATGACCGGCGAAACCGTATACCGCCCCGCCGGTGTGTCAACAAGGTTGGGGGCATATTTGATCGACCTCATCGTTGTTTTTGCCCTCACCAATCTGTTTATTCCCGGCGCCCTGGGAAATGGAAAAACATCCGGCAACCTTGCCTTTTGGGGAGTGGGAGCAAGCGCTTTCGGTGTGTTGGCCTCACTGTATTTTCTGCTGATGACCGGATTGTCTGGACAGACAATCGGCAAGATGATCCTGGGAATCAAGGTAATCGGAATCGATGGCTCTCCCCCCGGCTGGTCAAGCTTGTTTTTTCGGGAAGTAATAGGACGTTTCATCTCCCAGGCGGCCGGCATCCAGCTGGGTTATATCTGGGCGGTCTTCAATATACACAAACAGGGTTGGCATGATTTTCTGGGCGACACCTACGTGATCATCGAACCGGAAATACAGGAAAAACGCGACATTGTCATCAGGAAAGAATATTTCCCGGGCAACCGCAGATCCTGACACTTATTTTCGATTTTCAACCTTGATCTTCCATTTTTTAATAAATAATTGTCGCCTGTCAAATATTATAATCGTCCCGGGTTTTATGAGGAACCCCTTTCTCGAAATAAA
This genomic interval carries:
- a CDS encoding 4Fe-4S binding protein, which translates into the protein MKNVNLTIDDRPITAREGDILLWVALENNIYIPNLCAIKEKERPSASCRLCFVEIEGYDRPVTSCTQRVKEGMVVRTRTPAVDRLVKTAFELLLSDHDLNCAKCPARKNCALMTIARERKLKMKLTRFKPLNRKRAIDDSTSLFTFDRNRCVLCGRCVWADREEAKVGAIGFSNRGLERMVTTFRNIPLADSPCTECGLCVEACPVGAMTFK
- a CDS encoding MBL fold metallo-hydrolase, with translation MKMTEIGKNIFHIEGNKAGRYPYANSLLIKDHRNVLIDSGIGREHVEVLAREYRIDHILVSHGHEDHTAGNDLFGADTKIAVHILDAPAVKSVDRLVELYNMPDEHQRTMMARFLREVFFLKDSTVDTEFTDGYTLDLGTIKVEAIHTPGHSAGHTCFFIPCAKIIFLGDIDLSSFGPWYGSLDADIDAFLDSIEKVKSIDFDTAVSSHKEIVYGKKNIDRKLDRYGEIFQEREEKLLAFLARDKTVEEIIDEAIIYGRYPEPTELYRSMEGTMICKHLRRLVDRGRIYQKEEGLFRAV
- the sppA gene encoding signal peptide peptidase SppA; translated protein: MNKKRWIALIVFLIMLISVLINPPSLFTGIFPEDKKWEETIYKDGGTDHLAMIDIKGVILAQEEQDIFSSSQLEYDHEILLDQLDSAFEDEAVKGVIVRINSPGGGVADCDEIFQKIRQLKNEYTKPVIAYLEDVATSGAYLISAASDKIYANRHTLTGSIGVIMSTYNVHELAEKWGVRDETFKSGPYKDILNPLREVSESERRIMQELIDESYLFLIDSILEERNMKRETLLTLSDGRLYSSQQARDNGLIDTIGLLDDAINEVEILSGIENATVIRYKKIEPSPIRLLFEGLGHSISRFKNLSPGMDFFDSRYPSLMYIWSW
- a CDS encoding RDD family protein codes for the protein MTDNETGFRDSGKMTGETVYRPAGVSTRLGAYLIDLIVVFALTNLFIPGALGNGKTSGNLAFWGVGASAFGVLASLYFLLMTGLSGQTIGKMILGIKVIGIDGSPPGWSSLFFREVIGRFISQAAGIQLGYIWAVFNIHKQGWHDFLGDTYVIIEPEIQEKRDIVIRKEYFPGNRRS